The following coding sequences lie in one Mesorhizobium sp. DCY119 genomic window:
- the tatC gene encoding twin-arginine translocase subunit TatC, producing MSEPEDEIEKSSAPLIEHLIELRTRLIWAIGGFFVAFLGCFFFAKQLFNLLVIPFKWATAWAGLDPHKVELIYTAPQEFFFTQIKLAMFGGLVIAFPLIAAQIYKFVAPGLYKNERSAFLPFLIASPILFLMGASLVYFFFTPMVMWFFLAMQQAGTDDHVQISLLPKVSEYLSLIMTLIFSFGLVFQLPVVTTLMVRVGLLSSQALIDKRKWAIVLAFIVAAVLTPPDPVSQIGLALPTILLYEISIWTARMIERNREQERVAREKKEAAEAVAEKAPLSGTGDGTAAS from the coding sequence GTGAGTGAACCGGAAGACGAAATCGAAAAGTCATCGGCCCCGCTGATCGAGCATCTGATCGAACTGCGCACGCGCCTTATCTGGGCGATCGGTGGGTTTTTCGTAGCCTTCCTCGGCTGTTTCTTCTTCGCCAAGCAGTTGTTCAACCTGCTGGTCATCCCGTTCAAATGGGCGACCGCATGGGCCGGCCTCGACCCGCACAAGGTCGAGCTGATCTATACGGCGCCGCAGGAATTCTTCTTCACGCAGATCAAGTTGGCCATGTTCGGCGGCCTGGTCATCGCCTTTCCGCTTATTGCCGCCCAGATCTACAAATTCGTCGCTCCCGGCCTCTACAAGAACGAACGCAGTGCGTTTTTGCCGTTCCTGATCGCGTCGCCCATCCTGTTCCTGATGGGCGCATCGCTGGTCTACTTCTTCTTCACCCCGATGGTGATGTGGTTCTTCCTGGCCATGCAGCAGGCCGGCACGGACGACCATGTGCAGATTTCGCTTCTGCCGAAGGTTTCGGAATATCTCAGCCTGATCATGACGCTGATCTTTTCGTTCGGCCTGGTGTTTCAGCTTCCGGTCGTCACCACGCTTATGGTGCGTGTCGGGCTGTTGTCGTCGCAGGCGCTGATCGACAAGCGCAAATGGGCGATCGTGCTGGCCTTCATCGTGGCAGCGGTGCTGACCCCGCCCGACCCGGTCAGCCAGATCGGTCTTGCCCTTCCCACCATCCTTCTTTACGAGATTTCAATCTGGACCGCCCGGATGATCGAACGGAATCGCGAACAGGAACGCGTGGCGCGCGAGAAAAAGGAAGCCGCTGAAGCGGTAGCCGAAAAAGCGCCATTGAGTGGGACTGGAGACGGTACCGCCGCGAGCTGA